A window from Staphylococcus succinus encodes these proteins:
- the ccpA gene encoding catabolite control protein A, with protein sequence MTVTIYDVAREARVSMATVSRVVNGNQNVKPETRDKVNEVIQKLNYRPNAVARGLASKRTTTVGVVIPDISNVYYSQLARGLEDIATMYKYHSIISNSDNDPVKEKEIFNNLLSKQVDGIIFLGGTISEEIKDLISKSSVPVVVSGTNGKDADIASVNIDFKSAAKEITTHLIESGAKEFAFVGGDYSKKAQEDVLAGLKEVLSQHQLTLNENNIFNGNETYKDGVRAFETLKASKPDAILSISDEQAIGLVHSAQDVGVSIPDSLQIVSFNNTRLVEMVRPQLSSVIQPLYDIGAVGMRLLTKYMNEEEIEEPNVILPHRIEYRGTTK encoded by the coding sequence ATGACTGTTACAATATATGATGTTGCAAGAGAAGCCCGCGTTTCTATGGCAACGGTCTCACGAGTAGTTAATGGTAACCAAAATGTTAAACCTGAAACACGTGACAAAGTGAATGAAGTGATTCAAAAATTAAATTATCGTCCAAATGCAGTGGCACGAGGATTAGCGAGTAAACGTACTACAACAGTTGGAGTTGTTATTCCAGACATTTCTAATGTTTACTATTCTCAACTTGCTCGAGGATTAGAAGATATAGCTACAATGTATAAGTACCATTCAATTATTTCTAATTCTGATAACGATCCAGTTAAAGAAAAAGAAATTTTTAATAATTTATTAAGTAAACAAGTAGATGGCATTATTTTCTTAGGTGGTACAATTTCTGAAGAGATTAAGGACTTAATTAGTAAATCTTCAGTGCCTGTAGTAGTTTCTGGAACTAACGGTAAGGATGCTGATATTGCATCAGTTAATATCGATTTCAAATCAGCTGCTAAAGAAATTACAACTCACTTAATCGAAAGTGGCGCTAAAGAATTTGCCTTTGTAGGTGGAGATTATTCTAAAAAAGCGCAAGAAGACGTTTTAGCTGGTCTTAAAGAAGTATTATCACAACATCAGCTAACATTAAATGAGAATAATATATTTAATGGAAACGAAACGTATAAAGATGGTGTGCGTGCCTTTGAAACATTAAAAGCATCAAAACCAGATGCGATTCTGTCAATCAGTGATGAACAGGCTATTGGATTAGTCCATTCTGCGCAAGATGTTGGGGTAAGCATTCCTGATTCATTACAAATTGTAAGCTTTAATAATACGAGATTAGTTGAAATGGTAAGACCACAATTATCTAGTGTGATTCAGCCACTTTATGATATTGGGGCAGTAGGCATGAGATTGTTAACAAAATATATGAATGAAGAAGAAATTGAAGAACCCAATGTAATATTACCGCATAGAATTGAATATAGAGGCACAACTAAATAG
- the murC gene encoding UDP-N-acetylmuramate--L-alanine ligase, with product MTHYHFVGIKGAGMSSLAQIMHDLGNDVQGSDIKNYVFTEVALKNNGIEILPFDANNIKEDMVIVQGNAFPDTHEEVVRAHELKLEVIRYHDFLGHVINQYTSVAVTGAHGKTSTTGLLSHVMNGDKKTSFLIGDGTGLGIPESDYFAFEACEYRRHFLSYHPDYAIMTNIDFDHPDYFKDVNDVFDAFQEMAHNVKKAIIAWGGDTHLRNIKSDVPVYYYGFSKDDNVYADNIQINEKGTQFDVYIENKYYDTFLSPQFGDHNILNALSVITISYLEELNIENIKEALETFGGVKRRFNETKIGKQILVDDYAHHPREISATIETARKKYPTKDVVAVFQPHTFSRTKAFLDEFAECLNVADQTFLCEIFGSIRENSGNLTIQDLVQKIDGAKLIDEASVNNLEQYNDAVILFMGAGDIQKIQRAYMENIGVTTSF from the coding sequence ATGACACATTATCATTTTGTCGGTATTAAAGGAGCCGGTATGAGTTCATTAGCACAAATCATGCATGATCTTGGAAATGATGTACAAGGTTCAGATATAAAAAATTACGTATTTACAGAGGTAGCTTTAAAAAATAATGGTATCGAAATATTACCATTTGATGCAAATAACATTAAGGAAGATATGGTTATTGTTCAAGGTAATGCATTTCCAGATACACATGAAGAAGTAGTAAGAGCACACGAATTAAAATTAGAAGTAATTCGTTATCATGATTTCTTAGGCCATGTGATAAACCAATATACATCTGTTGCGGTTACAGGCGCACATGGCAAGACTTCTACAACAGGATTATTATCTCATGTAATGAACGGTGATAAAAAAACATCATTCTTAATTGGTGATGGCACAGGATTAGGTATTCCAGAAAGTGATTACTTTGCTTTTGAAGCGTGTGAATATCGCAGACATTTTTTAAGTTATCATCCTGACTACGCAATTATGACAAATATTGATTTCGATCACCCAGATTATTTTAAAGATGTAAATGATGTTTTTGATGCATTCCAAGAGATGGCACATAATGTAAAAAAAGCAATTATTGCTTGGGGTGGCGATACACATCTACGTAATATAAAATCAGATGTACCAGTATATTATTATGGGTTCTCGAAAGATGATAATGTGTATGCTGATAATATTCAAATTAATGAAAAAGGTACACAATTTGATGTGTATATTGAAAATAAATACTATGATACATTCCTTTCACCGCAATTCGGCGATCATAATATTTTAAATGCGCTTTCTGTTATCACAATCAGTTATCTAGAAGAGCTTAATATTGAAAATATTAAAGAAGCTCTAGAAACATTCGGTGGCGTGAAACGTCGTTTTAACGAAACAAAAATTGGTAAACAAATATTAGTTGATGATTATGCACACCATCCTAGAGAGATAAGTGCTACAATTGAAACAGCACGTAAGAAATACCCAACGAAAGATGTAGTCGCAGTATTCCAACCACATACTTTTAGTAGAACTAAAGCGTTCTTAGATGAATTCGCTGAATGTTTAAATGTAGCAGATCAAACATTCTTATGTGAAATATTTGGTTCAATAAGAGAGAATAGTGGTAATCTAACAATTCAAGACCTTGTTCAAAAAATTGATGGTGCAAAACTTATTGATGAAGCATCTGTGAATAATTTAGAACAATATAATGATGCAGTTATATTATTTATGGGCGCTGGAGATATTCAAAAAATTCAACGTGCATATATGGAAAATATTGGTGTCACTACCTCATTCTAA
- a CDS encoding bifunctional 3-deoxy-7-phosphoheptulonate synthase/chorismate mutase — MTDKLQEYRDEIVEINDEILKLLSRRGKLAQKIGEEKRKKGTLVYDPQREKEMINVLLDKNEGPFNDNTIKQLFKEIFKASTDLQKSENEKHLYVSRKLKPEDTIVQFDNGGIIGDGNKSFVFGPCSVESQEQVDAVAANLQARGEKFIRGGAFKPRTSPYDFQGLGVEGLKILKNTKDKYGLNVVSEIVNPADFEVADDYLDVFQIGARNMQNFELLKEAGRSNKPVLLKRGLSATIEEFIYAAEYIASQGNNNIILCERGIRTYENATRNTLDISAVPILKQGTHLPVMVDVTHSTGRKDIMLPTAKAGLAVGADGIMAEVHPDPSVALSDSGQQMDFNEFEKFYNEIKPLADMYNNKQLK; from the coding sequence ATGACAGACAAATTACAAGAATACAGAGACGAAATTGTAGAAATTAATGATGAGATTTTAAAACTTTTATCTAGAAGAGGAAAGTTAGCACAAAAAATCGGAGAGGAAAAACGTAAAAAAGGTACACTTGTATATGATCCTCAACGAGAAAAAGAAATGATCAACGTATTATTAGATAAAAATGAAGGACCTTTCAATGACAATACAATCAAACAATTATTTAAAGAAATTTTTAAAGCCTCTACAGATTTACAAAAATCTGAAAATGAAAAACACTTATATGTTTCTAGAAAATTAAAACCAGAAGATACAATTGTTCAATTTGATAATGGCGGCATTATTGGAGATGGTAACAAATCATTTGTATTTGGTCCATGTTCAGTTGAATCTCAAGAACAAGTTGATGCTGTAGCAGCTAATTTACAAGCTAGAGGTGAAAAATTTATTAGAGGTGGTGCATTCAAACCTCGTACATCACCATATGATTTCCAAGGTTTAGGTGTTGAAGGATTAAAAATTCTTAAAAACACTAAAGATAAATACGGTTTAAATGTAGTAAGTGAAATTGTAAATCCAGCTGATTTTGAAGTGGCTGACGATTATTTAGATGTATTCCAAATTGGCGCACGTAACATGCAAAACTTTGAATTATTAAAAGAAGCAGGACGTTCAAATAAACCAGTATTATTAAAACGTGGTTTATCAGCAACAATTGAAGAATTTATTTATGCAGCTGAATACATTGCATCTCAAGGTAATAACAACATTATTTTATGTGAACGTGGTATTCGTACTTACGAAAATGCTACAAGAAACACATTAGATATCTCTGCTGTTCCTATCTTAAAACAAGGTACACATTTACCAGTCATGGTTGATGTTACACATAGTACTGGTCGTAAAGATATTATGTTACCAACAGCTAAAGCTGGATTAGCAGTTGGCGCTGATGGTATTATGGCAGAGGTTCATCCTGATCCATCAGTAGCATTAAGTGATAGTGGTCAACAAATGGACTTTAATGAATTTGAAAAATTCTACAACGAAATTAAACCACTTGCGGATATGTACAATAATAAGCAATTAAAATAA
- a CDS encoding GNAT family N-acetyltransferase, whose amino-acid sequence MEHIKTYQSQTYHLDEGTFVIEGPISRTKLDSMTFDEGLNAFRPPIDQFEAVKEISELDEGRIFVLHHEQHIVGYVTYHYPDPLERWSTGNLAYLIELGAIEISLSYRRLKLGSELIKISLSADEYEDYIVLTTEYYWHWDLKNSKLDVYEYKKLMQKLMGYGGLEIFATDDPEITSHPANCLMARIGSRITIEQLQAFDNIRYMNRFFF is encoded by the coding sequence ATGGAACATATAAAAACGTATCAATCTCAAACTTATCACTTGGATGAAGGTACCTTTGTTATAGAAGGACCTATTTCACGCACGAAACTTGATTCTATGACTTTTGACGAAGGCCTAAATGCTTTTCGTCCTCCAATCGATCAGTTTGAAGCAGTAAAAGAAATTAGTGAATTAGACGAAGGAAGAATATTTGTGTTACACCATGAACAGCATATTGTCGGCTATGTCACCTATCATTACCCTGACCCATTAGAACGTTGGTCTACAGGAAATTTAGCATATCTGATTGAATTAGGTGCAATAGAAATTAGTTTATCTTACCGTCGTTTAAAATTAGGCAGTGAGCTCATTAAAATAAGTTTAAGTGCTGATGAATATGAAGATTATATCGTCTTAACCACTGAATATTATTGGCATTGGGACTTGAAAAATTCAAAGCTTGATGTCTATGAATATAAGAAATTAATGCAGAAATTGATGGGATATGGGGGCCTAGAAATTTTTGCAACTGACGATCCAGAAATTACGAGTCATCCAGCCAATTGCTTAATGGCACGAATTGGATCGCGCATTACAATTGAACAATTACAAGCATTTGACAACATTCGATACATGAATCGCTTTTTCTTTTAA
- a CDS encoding DUF948 domain-containing protein, whose protein sequence is MEWILPIAGIIAAIAFLVLVIGIVVVLLSVKKNLDHVAKTLDGVEGQIQGITRESTDLLHKANRLTEDIQDKSDRLNSVIDAVKGIGDSVQTLNGSVDRVTNSITHNISQNEDKISQVVQWSNVAMEVADKWQNRRNRRDSANYKASSVASDANANESNHSTHSYTTRVDNK, encoded by the coding sequence ATGGAATGGATTTTACCTATAGCTGGAATTATAGCTGCGATTGCATTTTTAGTATTAGTCATTGGTATCGTAGTAGTTTTACTTTCAGTTAAGAAAAATTTAGATCACGTTGCTAAAACTCTTGATGGGGTTGAGGGACAAATACAAGGTATTACGCGTGAATCTACTGACTTACTTCATAAAGCTAATCGCTTAACTGAAGATATTCAAGATAAATCAGATCGTTTGAACTCTGTTATTGATGCTGTTAAAGGTATTGGTGATTCAGTACAAACTTTAAATGGATCTGTTGATAGAGTTACAAACTCAATTACGCACAATATTTCTCAAAATGAAGATAAAATCTCACAAGTTGTTCAATGGTCAAACGTAGCAATGGAAGTTGCTGATAAATGGCAAAACAGAAGAAATCGTAGAGATAGTGCAAACTACAAAGCGAGCAGCGTAGCTAGTGATGCAAATGCAAATGAGTCAAATCATTCAACACATAGCTATACTACACGCGTAGATAACAAATAA
- a CDS encoding acetoin utilization protein AcuC, whose product MNHTQQKTGYVYSNELLQYRFSNSHPFNQMRLKLTTELLADLGYLKPNHIIQPRIANDKELALIHSYDYIQAIRHASHGILSDNEAQKYGLDGDDTLQFRMMHKHSARIVGGALNLADCIMDGTVTNGCHLGGGLHHSLPGRANGFCIYNDVAITIAYLIKNYNQRVLCIDTDAHHGDGTQWSFYTNDQSLIYSIHETGKFLFPGSGHYTERGAEKGFGYTVNVPLEPYTEDVSFLEVFKETVEPVVASFKPDIIVSVHGVDIHYLDPLTHMSCTLEALYQIPYIIKSLADTYTDSKVLMFGGGGYNIWKVVPRAWSHVFLALINAPQPSGDLPKTWLHKWQQYAPFKLPVTWSDDMQDFQPIPRTEEISAKNLKHAHQVSSWFKS is encoded by the coding sequence ATGAATCATACGCAACAAAAAACGGGCTATGTATATTCAAATGAACTATTACAATATCGATTTAGTAATAGTCATCCTTTTAATCAAATGAGATTAAAATTAACAACTGAATTACTCGCTGATTTGGGTTACTTAAAACCAAACCATATCATTCAACCTAGGATTGCCAATGACAAAGAATTAGCTTTAATACATTCTTATGATTATATCCAAGCTATTCGGCATGCATCACATGGCATTTTAAGCGATAATGAAGCCCAAAAATATGGTTTAGATGGCGATGACACATTACAATTTCGCATGATGCATAAACACAGTGCACGAATTGTTGGTGGTGCATTAAATTTAGCTGACTGTATCATGGATGGTACAGTTACGAATGGTTGTCATTTAGGTGGTGGTTTACACCATAGCTTGCCTGGCCGTGCAAATGGCTTTTGTATTTATAATGATGTAGCCATTACTATCGCTTACCTCATCAAAAATTACAATCAACGTGTATTATGTATAGATACTGATGCGCATCATGGCGATGGTACACAGTGGAGTTTTTATACAAATGATCAATCTTTAATTTATTCAATACATGAAACAGGCAAATTCCTATTTCCTGGTTCGGGTCATTATACCGAACGTGGTGCTGAAAAAGGATTTGGTTATACAGTGAATGTTCCCTTAGAGCCATATACAGAAGATGTTTCATTTCTAGAAGTGTTTAAAGAAACTGTTGAGCCGGTCGTTGCTTCATTTAAACCTGATATTATCGTTAGTGTGCACGGTGTAGATATTCATTATTTAGACCCCCTCACTCATATGAGTTGTACATTAGAGGCTTTATATCAAATTCCATATATCATTAAGTCCTTAGCTGATACATACACAGATAGTAAAGTACTTATGTTTGGTGGTGGTGGATACAATATTTGGAAAGTTGTACCTCGCGCATGGAGTCATGTCTTTTTGGCGCTAATCAATGCACCACAACCATCAGGTGATTTACCAAAGACATGGCTACACAAATGGCAACAATATGCCCCTTTCAAACTACCCGTCACGTGGAGCGATGATATGCAAGATTTCCAACCTATACCTCGAACAGAAGAAATATCAGCAAAAAATCTGAAACATGCGCACCAAGTAAGTAGCTGGTTTAAATCATAG
- a CDS encoding DNA translocase FtsK, translated as MSWFDKLFGEDNDSTEDYLNKRSQRRQKATQQEEQDSLLPQNNDVYERPKGKFRFPMRVLEEASQSEEQSTSNNQSSHENRKRYEASSDALNTHHKQRRRRHAYDTAKPNDVKKQDRSEHPTEHQSASADTVSEHKPHRGTRMRIQTDVLRANAETKSSHKTPSYQHSDFKASEVPSAIFGTQKPRPLDNGVIRTSEQSEEDKQPTSKPDDSNIQKQSSATEQVHDNDADVSTSEAHQSTQVDEEQPITSQNSANTVERESTWDNDLSQNSTEDESKESTKQTSSTARDNKISIENIYASQIVEEIRRERERKVLQKRQFKKALQQKRNAQQENNENDIQKAIDEMYAKQAQNHIGESSLDEESNMVADAYDSIDTIESEHNQTNTEEFNNDNNEDAQVGASSPFNYEEIDLDQVSDVHTINDEYVDVSTKQINNKDDDEIAEAEYDSANDDVDNSINEKANALFEENNVPQQALSENELNSEQASNFNHYQASETSFTDAQYRELTQSHSELTNQEEDNHSESEDDLETSVHTSEGINISSYEHDDFNSDSEDKDSDNIHESLQETATTHLNDVTSEQPSSEMSENQENEASAVQDTQDLNSKQSDESSTRQTNRIQPPTRKGSKPFNVVMTPSDKKRMMDAKKQRKFDSNNASKSHDVSKNERHTTKQEDMHTTSEQQRQKSSIENNQHVSSYVENHTEPITETNKKTLVSDSDVSETEVTDADYKALEMDETQLAQDETDILTPSHNEKENDLQTDAQISDSPHIHEETTIQDEKNINQPQGQNADGLQNQSEVAKREVTHQQDNKQNIETSLSDIDTKQVGEGVTNNDSDKPTIRRGPNIKLPSASLLDEPEEHEIDNSWIEEKKQELNEAFYYFNVPAEVQNVTEGPSVTRFELSVEKGVKVSRITALQDDIKMALAAKDIRIEAPIPGTSLVGIEVPNVTSTKVNLRSIIDAPSFKNSESKLNVAMGFGINNEPLLMDIAKTPHALIAGATGSGKSVCINSILMSLLYKNHPEELRLLLIDPKMVELAPYNDLPHLVAPVITDVKAATQSLKWAVEEMERRYKVFAKYHVRNITAYNKKATYDDRMPKIVIVIDELADLMMMAPQEVEQSIARIAQKARACGIHMLVATQRPSVNVITGLIKANIPTRIAFMVSSSVDSRTILDSGGAERLLGYGDMLYLGSGMNKPIRVQGTFVSDDEIDDVVDFIKQQRDPNYLFEEKELLKKTETQPQDDLFDDVCRFMLQEGHISTSLVQRHFQIGYNRAARIVDQLEQLGYVSGANGSKPRDVYITESDLDGN; from the coding sequence ATGAGCTGGTTCGACAAGTTATTTGGAGAAGATAATGACTCAACAGAAGATTATCTCAATAAAAGAAGCCAACGACGTCAAAAAGCTACACAACAAGAAGAGCAAGATTCATTACTTCCCCAGAACAATGATGTTTATGAAAGACCTAAAGGTAAATTCAGATTTCCTATGCGTGTTTTAGAAGAAGCAAGTCAATCAGAAGAACAATCTACTTCTAATAATCAGTCATCTCATGAAAATAGAAAACGCTATGAGGCCTCTTCAGATGCGCTTAATACACATCATAAACAAAGAAGACGCAGACATGCATATGATACAGCGAAACCTAATGATGTTAAGAAACAAGACAGAAGTGAACATCCAACTGAACATCAATCTGCATCTGCTGACACTGTAAGTGAGCATAAGCCCCATAGAGGGACTAGAATGAGAATTCAAACAGATGTGTTGAGAGCTAATGCTGAGACTAAAAGCAGTCATAAAACGCCAAGTTATCAGCATAGTGACTTTAAAGCGAGTGAAGTACCGTCAGCAATTTTTGGTACTCAAAAACCACGTCCTTTAGACAATGGCGTAATTCGTACTTCAGAGCAATCAGAAGAAGATAAGCAACCTACATCTAAACCTGATGATTCGAACATTCAAAAACAAAGTAGTGCAACAGAACAGGTACACGATAATGATGCAGATGTTAGTACATCAGAGGCGCACCAAAGTACACAAGTTGATGAAGAGCAACCAATTACCTCACAAAACAGTGCGAACACTGTAGAAAGAGAAAGTACTTGGGATAATGATTTATCTCAAAATTCAACTGAAGATGAATCCAAGGAATCTACCAAACAAACTTCATCTACCGCGCGAGATAATAAAATTAGTATTGAAAATATCTATGCCTCTCAAATTGTAGAAGAAATTCGACGTGAAAGAGAACGCAAAGTATTACAAAAGCGTCAATTTAAAAAAGCGTTACAACAAAAGAGAAATGCACAACAAGAAAATAATGAGAATGATATTCAAAAAGCAATCGATGAAATGTATGCTAAGCAAGCGCAAAATCACATTGGTGAAAGTTCGCTCGATGAAGAAAGTAATATGGTAGCTGATGCATATGACAGTATAGACACAATAGAAAGTGAACACAATCAAACTAATACAGAAGAATTCAATAATGATAATAACGAAGATGCTCAAGTAGGGGCATCGTCACCATTTAATTATGAAGAAATTGATTTAGATCAAGTAAGTGATGTACATACTATAAATGATGAATATGTGGATGTAAGCACTAAACAAATAAACAACAAAGACGATGATGAAATCGCCGAAGCTGAATATGATAGTGCTAACGATGACGTTGACAATTCAATTAATGAAAAAGCCAATGCTTTATTTGAAGAAAACAATGTACCGCAACAAGCACTATCAGAAAATGAATTAAACAGTGAACAAGCAAGCAATTTTAATCATTATCAAGCATCAGAAACATCATTTACAGATGCACAATATAGAGAATTAACACAATCACATAGTGAATTGACAAATCAAGAAGAAGATAATCATTCAGAATCAGAGGATGATTTAGAAACATCTGTGCATACATCAGAAGGTATAAATATATCTAGTTATGAACATGATGACTTCAATTCAGACAGTGAAGATAAAGATAGTGACAACATTCACGAATCATTACAGGAAACAGCAACGACGCACTTGAATGATGTTACAAGTGAACAACCTTCATCGGAAATGAGCGAAAATCAAGAAAATGAAGCGTCTGCTGTACAAGATACACAAGACTTAAATAGCAAACAGTCAGATGAAAGTAGTACTAGACAAACAAATCGTATTCAACCGCCAACTAGAAAAGGTAGTAAACCATTTAATGTGGTAATGACACCATCAGATAAAAAGCGTATGATGGATGCTAAAAAGCAAAGAAAATTTGACTCAAATAATGCTAGTAAATCGCATGATGTATCAAAAAATGAGAGACATACAACGAAGCAAGAAGATATGCACACAACATCAGAACAACAACGTCAGAAATCTAGTATAGAAAATAATCAACATGTGTCTAGTTATGTCGAAAACCACACTGAGCCTATCACTGAAACAAATAAAAAAACGCTAGTATCAGATAGCGATGTGAGTGAAACAGAGGTAACAGATGCAGATTACAAAGCACTAGAAATGGATGAAACACAACTAGCACAAGATGAAACAGACATATTGACGCCAAGTCATAATGAAAAAGAGAACGACTTGCAAACAGATGCACAAATTTCTGACTCGCCCCATATTCATGAGGAGACAACGATTCAAGATGAAAAAAATATTAATCAGCCACAGGGCCAGAACGCAGATGGTCTGCAGAATCAATCTGAAGTTGCTAAAAGAGAAGTAACACATCAACAAGATAACAAACAAAATATAGAGACATCACTATCAGATATAGATACCAAGCAAGTAGGCGAGGGTGTTACCAATAACGATAGTGATAAGCCAACTATTAGAAGAGGGCCAAACATTAAATTGCCGAGCGCAAGTTTATTAGACGAGCCTGAAGAACATGAAATTGATAATTCATGGATAGAAGAGAAAAAACAAGAACTAAATGAAGCCTTTTATTATTTTAATGTACCAGCTGAAGTACAAAATGTTACAGAAGGACCAAGTGTGACACGCTTTGAACTTTCTGTTGAAAAAGGTGTTAAAGTGTCTAGAATCACTGCACTGCAAGATGATATTAAAATGGCATTAGCAGCGAAGGACATTCGTATAGAAGCACCAATACCAGGGACGAGTTTGGTAGGGATTGAAGTGCCAAATGTCACGTCAACCAAAGTTAATCTACGTTCAATCATTGATGCCCCTAGCTTTAAAAATTCAGAATCTAAATTGAATGTTGCGATGGGCTTTGGCATTAATAATGAACCCCTGCTGATGGATATAGCTAAAACACCACATGCTTTAATTGCAGGCGCAACAGGTTCAGGAAAATCAGTATGCATCAACAGCATATTAATGTCATTATTATATAAAAACCATCCAGAAGAGTTGAGGTTACTACTAATTGATCCTAAGATGGTTGAACTCGCGCCATACAATGATTTACCACATCTTGTAGCACCAGTAATTACAGATGTTAAAGCGGCGACGCAAAGTCTTAAGTGGGCTGTTGAAGAAATGGAACGCCGTTATAAAGTTTTTGCTAAATATCATGTAAGAAATATTACAGCTTATAATAAGAAGGCAACATACGATGATAGAATGCCAAAAATTGTTATAGTAATAGATGAACTTGCAGATTTAATGATGATGGCACCGCAAGAAGTTGAGCAATCTATTGCACGTATAGCTCAAAAAGCACGTGCTTGTGGTATACACATGTTAGTCGCAACACAAAGACCATCAGTTAATGTTATTACAGGTTTAATTAAAGCAAATATTCCAACGAGAATAGCATTTATGGTATCATCTAGCGTGGATTCAAGAACCATTTTAGATAGTGGTGGAGCAGAACGTTTATTAGGTTATGGAGATATGTTGTACTTAGGTAGTGGTATGAACAAACCGATTCGTGTACAAGGTACATTTGTATCTGATGATGAAATTGATGATGTAGTTGATTTTATTAAGCAACAGCGAGATCCAAATTATCTATTTGAAGAAAAAGAGCTATTGAAAAAAACTGAAACACAGCCTCAAGATGACTTATTCGATGATGTATGTCGTTTTATGTTACAAGAGGGGCACATTTCAACTTCATTAGTTCAAAGACATTTCCAAATAGGTTATAATCGAGCGGCAAGAATTGTAGATCAATTGGAGCAACTTGGTTATGTTTCCGGTGCGAATGGTTCTAAACCTAGAGATGTGTATATTACAGAATCAGATTTAGACGGTAATTAA